From the Teredinibacter turnerae T7901 genome, one window contains:
- a CDS encoding histidine triad nucleotide-binding protein, which produces MSDDTIFSKIIRGEIPAERVYEDELCICIKDINPQAPTHVLVIPRKAIPRLADATDEDKALLGHLMLSVGEIARKLGVDEAFRVVVNNGEAAGQTVFHLHLHILANKTFSEGSLGMK; this is translated from the coding sequence ATGAGTGACGACACCATATTCAGCAAGATAATCCGTGGTGAAATTCCCGCTGAGCGGGTTTACGAAGACGAGCTGTGTATTTGTATTAAGGACATCAACCCTCAGGCACCTACGCATGTGTTGGTTATTCCGCGCAAAGCGATACCTCGCCTTGCGGACGCGACTGACGAAGACAAAGCGCTGCTTGGTCACCTGATGCTGTCGGTCGGTGAAATCGCCCGCAAACTGGGTGTCGACGAGGCATTTCGAGTGGTTGTAAATAATGGCGAAGCTGCGGGTCAGACAGTTTTCCATCTTCACCTACACATCCTGGCCAACAAGACCTTCTCCGAAGGCTCGTTGGGAATGAAGTAA
- a CDS encoding aspartate kinase has product MSLIVQKFGGTSVGTTEKIKAVAEKVAGFRDQGHDMVVVVSAMSGETNRLISLASDVQEKPDPREMDVLVSTGEQVTIALLCMALKAKGYDARSYTGGQVKILTDSAHMKARIQNIDVDNMRADLDAGRVVVVAGFQGVDEAGNITTLGRGGSDTTGVALAAALKADECQIYTDVDGVYTTDPRVVDSARRLDKITFEEMLEMASQGSKVLQIRSVEFAGKYKVPLRVLSSFVDGPGTLITLDEENETMEQPVVSGIAFNRDEAKISILGVPDAPGVASKVLSPIGDANIEIDVIVQNVAADNTNAITFTVHKNDLEKAKSVLAGVAEDLGAREVVGDDKIAKISIVGVGMRSHAGVASKMFKTLANENINIQMITTSEIKITVIIEEKYLELAVRALHSAFELDK; this is encoded by the coding sequence ATGAGCTTAATCGTACAAAAGTTCGGTGGTACGTCTGTTGGCACTACCGAAAAAATCAAAGCTGTGGCCGAAAAAGTCGCGGGTTTCCGCGATCAAGGTCACGACATGGTGGTGGTTGTGTCGGCCATGAGTGGCGAGACCAACCGTTTAATCAGCTTGGCGAGCGATGTCCAGGAAAAGCCGGACCCACGCGAAATGGACGTGCTGGTTTCAACCGGCGAGCAGGTAACCATCGCCTTGCTGTGCATGGCGTTAAAAGCCAAGGGCTATGACGCACGTTCATATACTGGTGGGCAGGTTAAAATTCTTACCGACAGCGCCCATATGAAAGCGCGCATTCAAAACATCGATGTAGACAACATGCGCGCCGATCTGGATGCAGGTCGCGTGGTTGTGGTGGCCGGGTTCCAGGGCGTGGATGAGGCAGGCAATATCACCACGCTCGGTCGCGGTGGTTCCGACACCACTGGCGTCGCGTTAGCGGCAGCGCTCAAAGCGGATGAATGCCAGATCTACACTGATGTCGATGGCGTCTATACAACCGATCCGCGTGTCGTGGATTCCGCCCGCCGATTGGACAAGATCACCTTCGAAGAAATGCTCGAAATGGCGAGCCAGGGGTCGAAAGTTTTGCAAATTCGTTCGGTCGAGTTTGCTGGCAAGTACAAAGTACCACTGCGTGTTCTGTCGTCGTTTGTCGACGGTCCAGGCACCTTAATAACACTTGATGAGGAAAACGAGACAATGGAACAACCCGTTGTATCTGGCATAGCTTTTAATCGGGACGAGGCAAAAATCTCCATTCTGGGTGTACCCGACGCGCCGGGTGTTGCTTCCAAGGTTTTATCACCCATTGGTGACGCGAATATCGAGATCGATGTAATTGTGCAAAATGTCGCCGCAGACAACACAAATGCGATTACTTTCACAGTTCACAAGAACGATCTTGAAAAAGCGAAGTCTGTATTAGCAGGCGTAGCCGAGGATTTAGGTGCTCGTGAGGTTGTCGGAGACGACAAAATCGCGAAAATCTCCATTGTTGGTGTTGGGATGCGCTCTCACGCCGGGGTTGCTTCGAAAATGTTCAAAACCCTGGCTAACGAGAATATCAATATTCAGATGATCACAACTTCCGAGATAAAGATCACCGTAATTATTGAAGAGAAGTACCTTGAACTTGCTGTTAGGGCACTACACAGTGCATTCGAATTAGACAAGTAA
- a CDS encoding Trm112 family protein — translation MIDQKLLSILVCPVSKAPLEFVADKQELVCAASGLAYPIRDGIPVMLETEARELTLEEKEQYSH, via the coding sequence ATGATTGATCAAAAACTGCTCAGTATTTTAGTGTGCCCAGTGAGTAAAGCTCCATTGGAATTCGTCGCAGACAAGCAAGAACTCGTATGTGCCGCCAGCGGCCTTGCATACCCTATTCGCGATGGTATTCCCGTTATGTTGGAAACCGAAGCGCGTGAACTGACACTGGAAGAGAAAGAACAGTACAGCCACTGA
- a CDS encoding M23 family metallopeptidase, translating to MVTRLAVLLFAVAAVVVRAESAQLPLEIKGNWLPGAMLFGHTVPEATVSVMNKTLTADAKGNFVFGLGRDVKGEQTVTVSKGGTEFSAQYTVQPRQYKVQRITGVEQKYVEPPENVLARIQEDSAQVANARRVLSRETYYREPFIWPAEGPVTGVYGSQRVFNGVPKRPHFGLDIAGPVGTTVVAPAGGVVVLVAPDMYYSGGTLIVDHGYGITSTFIHLSKILVKPGARVRQGQKIALIGKTGRATGPHLDWRVNWFDERLDPALLLPDFASRRAEETSDKANTQQVAPEKPALNNR from the coding sequence ATGGTAACCCGTTTAGCAGTATTGTTGTTTGCAGTTGCGGCCGTGGTGGTGCGGGCTGAGTCGGCTCAGCTGCCGCTGGAAATTAAAGGTAACTGGCTTCCGGGCGCGATGCTGTTTGGTCATACCGTGCCGGAGGCGACTGTTTCGGTGATGAATAAAACTCTGACCGCAGATGCCAAGGGGAATTTCGTTTTCGGGTTAGGGCGAGACGTGAAGGGCGAGCAAACAGTGACCGTCAGCAAAGGTGGTACGGAATTCTCCGCGCAATACACTGTGCAGCCGAGACAATACAAGGTTCAGCGTATCACCGGGGTGGAGCAGAAATATGTCGAGCCTCCTGAAAACGTACTGGCCCGCATCCAGGAGGATTCTGCTCAGGTTGCAAATGCGAGGCGTGTTTTGTCCCGGGAAACTTACTACCGAGAACCGTTTATTTGGCCCGCAGAGGGACCAGTCACCGGCGTCTATGGGAGTCAGCGCGTTTTTAATGGGGTGCCGAAACGCCCGCATTTCGGGCTGGATATTGCGGGCCCGGTCGGCACAACAGTGGTCGCACCTGCCGGTGGCGTAGTCGTCCTGGTGGCACCCGATATGTATTATTCCGGTGGCACGCTCATAGTCGATCACGGCTATGGAATTACCTCAACATTCATTCATCTAAGCAAGATACTGGTCAAGCCGGGCGCGCGCGTGCGGCAGGGTCAAAAAATCGCGTTGATTGGCAAGACCGGCCGCGCCACCGGGCCTCACCTGGACTGGCGGGTCAACTGGTTTGACGAACGGCTCGACCCGGCACTGCTGCTGCCCGACTTCGCGAGCAGGCGAGCGGAGGAGACTTCCGATAAAGCCAATACTCAACAGGTCGCGCCAGAAAAACCCGCATTAAACAACCGTTAG
- the alaS gene encoding alanine--tRNA ligase, which translates to MMKSAEIRDAFLKYFAEQGHEVVNSSSLVPGNDPTLLFTNAGMVQFKDVFLGAEKRPYSRATSSQRCVRAGGKHNDLENVGYTARHHTFFEMLGNFSFGDYFKRDAIRFGWEFLTKVLGLPAERLWVTVHISDDEAADIWLKEVGVSADRFSRLDEDNFWQMGDTGPCGPSSEIFYDHGADVPGGPPGSENDDLDRYIEIWNLVFMQFERQSNGELVPLPRPSVDTGMGLERIAAVMQGVHSNYEIDLFQALLRAAATATGTSDLENKSLRVIADHIRSCSFLVCDGVLPSNEGRGYVLRRIMRRAIRHGHKLGQTNSFFHTLVAALVEQMGDAYPELRQHQAQIEKVLLTEEQQFAKTLDKGMAILEDSLAGLDGSVIPGETVFTLYDTYGFPVDLTNDIARERSLTLDLDGYESLMEAQKARARASGSFKMDYTANLSLEGTTEFLGYTHLEESGKVQALFKDGEKVSQLNEGDEGVIVLSRTPFYGESGGQAGDTGYISTVAGKFEVRDCQKSGSNHLHIGVMLSGSIAEQNEVTACVDQSVRAATALNHSATHLLHAALRKVLGDHVTQKGSLVDSQRLRFDFSHFEAVKPAELKQIERIVNGEIRRNTVVTTELCDMDTAKERGAMMLFGEKYGDEVRVLSMGEGFSVELCGGTHVSRTGDIGLMRIISEGGIASGVRRIEAVTGEHALVAVESQAELLSTVAGALKSGAESLPEKLEQLLARNKMLEKELAAANSKLAAASADEWLGEAQEIEGLKLLVKSLEGVDAKSLLSTLDQLKNKLGSCAIILASVNEGKIALAAGVSADSTKRLRAGDLLKYVATQVGGKGGGRPDMAQGAGSDVAALPGALASVPAWVQDQLS; encoded by the coding sequence ATGATGAAAAGTGCAGAAATCCGCGATGCATTCCTGAAGTATTTCGCAGAGCAAGGGCACGAAGTTGTAAACAGCAGCTCCCTTGTTCCCGGCAACGATCCCACGCTGTTATTCACTAACGCGGGCATGGTGCAATTTAAAGACGTGTTCCTCGGGGCGGAGAAGCGGCCCTATAGCCGTGCCACCAGTTCGCAGCGCTGTGTTCGCGCGGGCGGCAAGCACAACGATCTGGAAAACGTGGGTTACACCGCCCGCCACCACACGTTTTTTGAAATGCTGGGTAACTTCAGCTTTGGCGACTATTTCAAGCGCGATGCGATTCGATTTGGTTGGGAGTTCTTAACCAAGGTACTCGGCCTGCCGGCGGAGCGCCTGTGGGTGACGGTGCACATCAGTGACGACGAAGCGGCGGATATCTGGCTGAAAGAAGTGGGCGTGAGTGCCGATCGCTTCTCGCGCCTGGATGAAGATAATTTTTGGCAAATGGGCGATACCGGCCCTTGCGGCCCAAGTTCCGAGATCTTTTACGATCACGGCGCTGATGTTCCCGGCGGCCCACCCGGTAGTGAAAACGACGACCTCGACCGTTATATCGAAATCTGGAACCTGGTGTTTATGCAGTTCGAGCGCCAGAGTAATGGTGAGCTGGTGCCTTTGCCGCGCCCATCGGTGGATACCGGCATGGGGCTGGAGCGTATCGCTGCGGTAATGCAAGGCGTGCACAGCAATTATGAAATCGATCTTTTCCAGGCGCTACTTCGTGCGGCAGCTACGGCAACCGGAACATCAGACCTGGAAAATAAATCCCTGCGGGTAATTGCAGACCATATTCGCTCCTGCTCTTTTCTTGTGTGCGATGGCGTGTTGCCATCGAATGAAGGGCGCGGTTATGTGCTGCGGCGAATCATGCGCCGCGCGATTCGTCATGGACACAAACTGGGCCAGACAAACAGCTTCTTTCATACCCTTGTCGCGGCTTTGGTTGAGCAGATGGGCGACGCCTATCCAGAGCTGCGCCAGCACCAGGCGCAGATTGAAAAAGTTTTACTCACCGAAGAACAGCAGTTTGCCAAGACGCTGGATAAAGGCATGGCGATTCTCGAAGACAGTCTCGCCGGTTTGGATGGTTCGGTTATTCCTGGTGAAACGGTATTTACCCTTTACGACACCTATGGTTTCCCGGTGGATCTCACCAACGATATCGCGCGCGAACGTTCTTTAACGCTGGATCTCGATGGGTACGAAAGCCTGATGGAAGCACAGAAAGCCCGCGCGCGCGCTTCTGGTTCTTTCAAGATGGATTACACCGCCAACCTGTCGCTTGAAGGTACCACTGAGTTTCTGGGTTACACCCACCTGGAGGAGTCCGGTAAGGTGCAGGCGCTGTTCAAAGACGGCGAGAAAGTCAGTCAGCTCAATGAAGGCGACGAAGGTGTGATCGTGCTTTCGCGAACGCCTTTTTACGGCGAGTCCGGCGGACAGGCCGGTGATACCGGGTACATTTCCACGGTTGCCGGTAAATTTGAGGTGCGCGATTGCCAGAAAAGTGGCAGCAATCACCTGCATATTGGCGTGATGTTGTCAGGCAGTATTGCCGAGCAAAACGAGGTCACCGCGTGTGTAGACCAAAGCGTGCGCGCCGCAACAGCGCTCAACCACTCGGCGACCCATTTACTCCACGCGGCATTACGCAAAGTCTTGGGTGATCACGTAACCCAGAAGGGCTCGCTGGTAGATTCACAACGCCTGCGCTTCGACTTCTCGCATTTTGAAGCGGTTAAGCCGGCGGAATTGAAGCAGATCGAGCGTATTGTGAACGGGGAAATTCGGCGCAATACAGTGGTTACCACCGAACTCTGCGATATGGATACCGCCAAAGAGCGCGGTGCAATGATGTTGTTCGGTGAGAAGTACGGCGATGAAGTGCGCGTTCTCTCCATGGGCGAGGGCTTCTCAGTGGAACTGTGCGGCGGTACCCATGTATCGCGTACCGGGGATATCGGCTTAATGCGCATTATCTCTGAAGGCGGCATTGCTTCCGGGGTGCGCCGAATCGAAGCGGTGACCGGTGAACATGCCCTGGTGGCAGTGGAAAGCCAAGCAGAACTGCTCAGTACTGTCGCTGGAGCGTTGAAGTCCGGCGCCGAGTCGCTGCCCGAAAAACTCGAACAACTGCTTGCTCGCAACAAAATGCTCGAGAAGGAGCTGGCGGCGGCAAACAGCAAACTCGCTGCGGCTTCTGCCGATGAATGGCTGGGCGAAGCGCAGGAAATTGAAGGGCTCAAGCTGCTCGTCAAGTCCCTGGAAGGGGTGGATGCAAAATCTTTACTGAGTACCCTGGATCAGCTCAAGAACAAACTAGGTAGCTGTGCGATAATTCTCGCGTCTGTGAACGAGGGCAAGATCGCGCTGGCTGCGGGCGTGAGTGCCGATTCCACCAAGCGTTTGCGCGCGGGCGACCTGCTCAAATACGTCGCCACTCAGGTCGGTGGCAAGGGCGGTGGTCGACCCGACATGGCGCAGGGCGCGGGTTCGGATGTGGCTGCGCTTCCTGGCGCACTGGCGAGTGTTCCTGCCTGGGTGCAAGACCAGCTTTCGTAG